agattaatttgtgcgaattGAGTCCGGCCGTCAAATTGTTAACAGAGGAGTTAGCCCATAGGGAGCTCATGAGTGACGTGGATCTGACAAAATTTGCCACTAGATTGCCACatcattaaataaaataaaaaataaacaaaatataaCCTAAATCTCAAATAACAGGATATAAAAACTtaaataaaactaattaaatatAACCCTAAAATAAAAAGTTATCAAAATCTAACTTTGATAACTTCCGCTAAAAAAACACCTTAATACTAACTGAATCTTtattcacaaaaaaaattgatattcacccaaaaaaataaacaaatcctgaatcttcatcttcttcttctctttcttttcttcatcttcttccctctcTCACCTAAACCTCCCTCTCACCTAAACAACAACATGTCCCTCTCTCCCTAAGCTCTCTATGAGTCTCGCTTCCTCCTGTTTATCTTCTGATCTTTGATTTCGTTTTATTTGGGCTTTGTCTCTGTGTCTCTCTTTCACTCTCTCTGGACCTCGATCGTCGCCGTCAAAGAAGATGCGGTGGTCGGGGCGGAAGAGCTCGGCGTCTGGTGGTTGTGGGTGGCtcgtcttcttcttcaccttcaACAAAACCCCATCGTTCTCATCGATTTAGATCTCCATTGCGCATTCATCGTCGATACCCAAGTAGACGTCGCGTCATCACCGCCAGCGCAGGCAGTGTGCTAGTTCCGCTTTCGGTGAGCTAACCCAGATCTACCGTTAAACCATTTATCATCCCCGATCTACACCTTTAAACTCAGATCCACTACACTTTGAAACTCAGATCTCAGATTTGGCACTGTGACGCTGTTTTGAGGGAAGAGGGTTTTGAGATTGTGAGGAGGAGAGAGGAGAGGACAAGTGTggttggaagaagatgaatctgatGGAAGAAGGAAATGGTGGAGAACATGAACTTTAAATGTTGCTTGAATCTGCTGATTTGTTTACTGACTATGTTTTTTCTAAGGTGTTAATGATTTTTTCAAACCCAGGCGTTTAAGGTTCTGGATTTGTGTTTGAAGAAGAGGAGGTATGAAGGTTGAAGAAGGTGATATGACAAAagtaataataaaagaaaaacaaaatttaatgcTTAAGTGGAAAAAatgttaataaaatattaatgagCATGCCAACTCAGTGATTTCCGTTAACAATTAACGGCAGACTAACGACTGGACTCAATTTGcacaaattaatttttggaagaccaaaatcgctcgttttaaataAAGGAGATTTAAATTGCACAAAGGTCAaacatcagggacgaaaagtgcaattaagcccaattcaaaataaaattaaagtagATTAAGTTAAAATTAACACATGATGACATAGTTAGTGATGAATCTGTTGGAGCCATATTGTCACTAAGAATATAATAAGTAATCTACACAAACTTCAATTTGAACCTCGAAAATTAATACCATATCCAGTACTGCATTTTAGAATATTTTTATTCTGTTTTATATTTTTAGTcccatatatatttttatataaaataaggACAAATGATTGCACACATGACATCCAACCACCAGCCCAAATTGTGGTGGGCCTAATGAGATCAAGGTTGTCCATGTGGACTTTTTATCTTACTTTTTGGACTCTTTAATTCTTGTTTTTATTAGTTTTGGTtattctcttcctcttccactaATCCTTAACCACCTTCGCGTAGTGACGACCATATTCCACCACCTTTCAAtgtcttcttctccctccacctcctcttttctcctcttctTTCCACGTGAACATTCATGAAATCAACTCCTTTTATAATTTGCAAAATCTGGGTGAGCCCTCTCACACACATTTCCTAAAATAGGTACTTTACATATTCAACCAAACCAATTTCACTAGCAGTGTTGCTTACTAGATTCGATGTTCGAGTAATTGGAACCATGCCCTACGTGTGCATTTCAATAACTATGTCAACAACCTTCTCCAATTTCCCAACCTCAAAAAAACTATATAATTCATATTCAAAagtcattatttaatttttcccGTATAAATAGTATTTTAATAATAGTAAGGTTGTCTAAATCACTCAAGATTTACCTTAGGCGGGTATCTAAGAAGAGTTGGAAAAGACCATGTCTAGGGATGGAAATAGGTTAGAAAGCCTGGCCCATCAAAGGCCTGACTTGGCTTGGTCCACTTATTAAAAAGGTCAGAGGCTTATGCTTTTTGAAAAGTCTGATTAACTAAAAAGGCTGAGCCAAGGGTATCAATAAAGTCTGATTGATCTGATAAGCCAACATGTttacaaaatattatttttattaataatacaaATAAATATAGTAGTggcttataaaagaaaaataaataaatatagtatactattttattaatttttctaaaacttaagatataaatttttttataaaaaaaataatgacatGCAGAAAGACCTGTTTGCTCGTGACCTATTAGCCCGCTAGCTTATCAGCCTATTTAAAAGGACATTTTATGTTTAATAGGCTTGTAAACACTAAACATACTAGTAGGTCAGGTCAGCCATCTGAAAGGCCCGACCATGCCTTCAATTTTagccaagtttttttttattgaaaacaaaagatgaaCTTTACTGAATGAAAAAGACTTGAGAACAACTCTCTCAAGTGAGCAAAACAATAATTAATGATCCTATCATGACCCAACCAACCTTTCCTAAGGCAGCACAAAACAGTAATGGAAAAACTTCAGAAAAACCTACCAAGGCAAGATAAAAGACCCTCGCCCAATAACCCAATAAAAACTCCAAAAAGAATGCCACAATGACGGCCTTAATATAGACAAACATTGGCCAAGTTAATCTTCATTGGCTTGACTtgtctatctatctatctatctattataatCTAGTAATGCTAAAGCGCGCACTGTGACATTACCAACTCATTCTTCTATTCTCACACAAACTTGCCATGTCAGCTTTTGAAGTGAGGTGTCCTTGCATCTTTTGGGCATCTCTAACCTGAAAACCATTTTACATTACTGTTCTAGGGTGGTGGCATCCGAATTAATTTTGTCTGTTACAGTAAAGGAGTTATGAAAACTCTTCCTCCGTAACTAAAAAAAGTCATTCAACCTCTTCGACGATCATACGTTATTCTCTGTATAATCCAATGCTCAATTTGCTTCTCTATTGTACAATCACTGGTATACTATTTGCTGATGCAATCGACAATCTCATGCCAAAAAAAACCACTGAAGCCTTCACGAGTGGTTATCTCATGCCAAAAGCCCAAAACCCAGTGAGACATTCACGATGGAGCTGAAGGTAAACcttccttcttccttttcaATTCTATCTATTCAACTCTTATTCTTTATGCTTCTAACACAAATCATCAAGAAATCTGCAATTTTAACCAAATCATTTCTATCATTAATGTAACTCCTCCCATGTTCAGCATAATGCTTGCTCTCACTTCcataaatttcattttcttcccAGGTTTAGGAACTCCAAAAATCACTCTTGATCCTTTTAAAAGACCATAGTTCTAGCTATTTTGTGTGGATCCTGTTTACTTCCTTTCTTGCTGCTCTTACCAATGTCAAACACGTTCTCATTTTCAGTCAAATTAAGTAATGTTAAGTGAGGAAATGAGACAATTGCTGAAGTAACTTGAGAGAAAGCTAGCTTCAACCAGAATATGACATAGAAAGGTTTCCGACTGTGACAGGGACAATAGTCTCAGTTTAAAGGGGCTTATTCATAGGTTAGatattttattttcctgttcAGTGTATATCACTTTATTTTCACAAATACATCATATGGAAAACATATGCTAATTTCAGCAGAAATGAAaggtaatttttctttttttactgTAAGTACCAATGTATATTATTTTGGTTTTCCTTCCATCCCGAGAAAGCAAGTTTATCCTCATAGAATCGTAACATCATTTTTATATACTAATGTCAAAAAGTTCACTGCATTATATTCATAATCACGAGGCATGTGTTTTCTAATAGTTATAAGTTAGCAAGTTTTTATAACATCTTTTGAAAGCATATATATTGGAATTTGGGCTCGAAGATTAATAGATTCATCTATGCTACTGAATGACAAATTGTCCATGTTAAAGAATAAGGAAAGAAAAGACTTGGGCACTATGCATATTTtcaacttataaaaaaaattaaccatcGCGCATCGCACGGGTCTTAGTCTAGTTAATGATTGTGTGTGTGAAGTAGGGGTTATTCTAGATTTCTTTTGTTCACTGTGGGGCCATCATGTTGCTTCACCAGTTTCTCCACTCTTCTTCCTAACCCCATTTACACCATATAGATGAGTTTAAAGCATGCTTTGTAACTAATGGTCTAATATAAATAGTAAAGGTGACCTGTTATTCTTTCAGTTGTTGACAATTACCACATAATACTATTCAGACACTATATATCTATAGTTGGTATGTCCCTTGGAACACAAAGAGTACCCTTAAATTATTTAGTCAAGCTCATCTTAAATTATTGGTCTATAAACCAAACAAATGTACCCTTTCTTTTTCAATTCAAAACAATTTCTAAACAGAAGAGTACTTCAAAACAACTTCAATACTAAGGTGATCCATAAAAGAGTCATGTCTGATTATCTTCAATACTCAGAGTTTAAGATCCAAGTCTAGCTCCTCATCACCATTCACTTCATCCTCTTGTGCCTGTTCTGCATTTCTTCCCTCCACATTCTCCATTTGATTGCTGCTTGAGGGGCCCACTGCAAGCTCTGATGGTGACTTGGGCTCTTCTGGCATGAGAAATGGGCCCATAGGGTTCATCACTCCAAGCCTCCTCTGCAAGTCAGCATAAGTCATCATAGGAGTTATTGGATTCACCCATCCTGAAAAGCCTGAAGCTTGTGAAGGAAGAAAAGATTGTCCTCCCAGATTCATGTCTAGATTAGCAAGAGCTCTTGGAATCAAAGAGCTTGACCACATGGCGCATTGCGCCATTGGCTTATGAAAAAGTGATTGATTCGAGTCATCGAATCTGGTCACAACCGGTGCTTGATTAGTCTTTGGCCCTGAGAATTTGGACAAGAGACGCTGCATGTCGCTGTTGGAAATTGAATACATTTCTCTGTGTCGTTTCAACAAGCTTTCCAAATTTGCATTGGTGGTAGGACAATAAGACCAGCCTTTATATTCTTCATGGACCCTTTTTCCCTCGGAAGCATTGTCTCTGATAATAACACCAGGTTGTGTTGATGCATTTGGAGCAGTTTGAGTGCCAGAAACATTGTTGCTGATAAAGTTTGGTGCTGGAGTTCCAACATTGAGAAGTTGCAGATCTTTGAGTGTGGTGGCTGCATCTGTTAGAGGTATAACTAATTGGTGAGGAATCATGATTTGTGTTTCTGAAACATTTGGAAGGAAGTTAAGAGTTGGAGACTCACCAGTGGAGGAGAGTTGCAGAACTTTTGGAGCATCCGGATTTGGAGTACCACCAACTGTTTGATCTATTGCCAATCCCAAAGTAGGAGCATTGAGGTTTTTGCCTGCATTAATACTAATCTGAGTGTCCACAACATTGGTAGGGTTTGATGATGAAGTGCCACCATTGATAATTTGCCTAAAATTTGGATCTTGAAGTCTTTTGGCAGCTATGTTTTGATCTGCAGGTCCCATTTCTACATTGCAGCGCTTAAGACTATCACTGTAGCAACCACCATTTTTGTTCAACTGCAAAACCAAGTTGCcagttaaaaatatgaaattgagGTTTAGTAAAATGGTAATGACATAATACAAGCAACTACATATGGAGAGTGAAAATTGAAAGCTAGACATGTGCATTTGGATACCCAAATTATGGTACAAGTAAAAGTTACAGGATGCAATTTTTTGTCCAAAtcttgattttgggattttctaaACAGAAAACTAAGTATGCACCCTATAAGTTCATGCATGAAatgagttttgtttttccaTGTGCTTTTCAAGATTTGGGATGCAAACTAAGTTTTGTTTTTCCATGTTAATTACTATGTTTTCACATATTTGTCTAGCTCATCTATAAGAATTGTAATAAGTCATCAAATTTTTTGAGTAGTCTAAAACAATGCAATTATCTTAACATTCATAGAGATAACTCACATAAATGTAagggaggaaaaaaaaaaacttacttgAAGGTTTGGGTTGGGCCCATTCAGTGCTTCTTCAGTGTTTTGGCCTGTGTCaagaatgaagagaaaaaaattgtttaatcAATAAGAAAGTATTAGACCATGGAAAACATGGTAACTGTAAAATGAGTACACCTAAGGTGGGCTTCGGCCGTTATTGTATGTGGCTTTGTTTTTAATCAATCCAAatccattgaccaaaaaaaaaaaaaaacatcatacaACTGTCAGTTGTTTCCTCTGATTAATTTGTTTATCTTTGTCTTTATTACTAAATAACTATCAAGATAGAAAAATAGACAATCTAAAGAGTCATATACTATATAATTGTGCAAATAAACATTGACATAATAAAATGTAActaaatagattttttttgaGTGTACCCTTCATTAATCTACTTCTATATTATTGACCACTTGGAAAGGCTTATATTTTTAGCActttttttaatacatttttttattattgcaTAAAATTCACTAATTTAGGGTTTAAGTCCCTTACAAGCAAATGGGCGACGGAACCTTGCATGCCCTGTGGACCTTGGTGAACGACCCACTTGTGTGTTTCCACTTGGGGTTGCAAGGGTGCTCTTTTTGGACAAatattccaagtgaaattgttGAGGGTCATGGTCTCCCTGTAAAATTCAATAAGTGAACATCAGCAAAGCTCAATAATCAAACAACAATTAATAATGTGGATCTTCAAAAGTCATCAACTTACATTAGGAATATTATTTGGAGCTGCCAACAACTGCTCTGTTTCATTCCTGCACATTTGAATTAACCAGATACTAATCATTAATTGGAAGTGCCATTTAAGGTTTAAATGTTTTCAAACAATAAAATGGCTCATTTCTTAGCCAATTAAATTGAAATGCTTGCATGGCTCTCACCTCTGCGGTATATCAAGGACATTTTCGAGCATGTGCTTTTCAGACATATCACTAGGAGATGATGACACTGCACAATCCAATATGTAGTTTATATAAATTAGTCACATATGAGAGAATCTATTTTCAAGATATCATAatcattataaaaaataatatattttccttCTCCTTTGAATTTTAATGATATGTTTCATCTAATTATCTGACCTAACTAAgatttaacaaaaaataatatatatgtaCAAATTTCTTTATATAGAAAATAGAGTTTGTAGGGGATAAAGACATGTGCGACCAACCATTATTTtagaaacataaataaatattgtGAGATGTTATAAGAAAGAATATTATTTTGATATTGGATTCAGAAGATGAAAAGAGAGGGAAAAGGAGTGCTTTTAATGGGGAACACTAGGAAGATGAGTTTGTGGGGAAAATAAACAATTCAAGTAAATTGAACAACTATGAGTTTTGATCTCACCCATGAACAGAAGGATTACGAAGAAAAAAAGATGTCAGATGAAGGCATACATACCCATAATAAGTTAGCAAGATGAACCTGGATAAAGAGTTGAACGAGAACCCATTAACAACAATGCATAAGAAAAATCACTTCAAGTCTCAAGCAAATGAAAGAGTGAGAAATTTACCAAATCTCCAAATACAAATTATAGGAGATCGAACCACCTCTTATAAACTCACGAAATGCTTCAACTCCGATGAAACTTATTTTGTTCAATGAATCAGAAATCTATCACAATTTAAACTAAAAATTCTCTATGGTAGTGAAGTTAATACCAGTGGCGGTTACTTGGCATTTAAAGTGCGATTACAGGTTCCAGATATGATTATCAGAGATATGTTGAAAATAACATGAAACGTAATCTGGACAactatttattgaataaaaaaaatttaaaagtttaaaagtagattaaattgaaattaataCTTGATGGGATATTAGTAATGAATATGTTGGAGCCATACTGTCACTGCGAATACGACAAGCTTTCCAAGTAACCTACACAAACTTCAACATAATCCTGGAAATTTAATACCACATTCTTAGCACATTTAAATGAGATTACAAGATTCCAGATATGATTGTCATGGATAGGTTGAAAATAACATGAAACGCAATGTGACAACTATTTAacgaataaaaaaataaaaaaattaagtgaaAATTAATACATGATGACATAGTTAGTAATGAATTTGTTGGAGTCATACTGTTACTTACAATACAATAAGTGCTCCAAGTAATCTACACAAACTTCAATGTAAACCTCAAAAATTAATACCACATCTAGTACAACATTTTAGAATACTTTTATTCAGTTTATATTTTTAGTCCCATATATATTTGGTGGTGGGCCTAGTGAGATTACACTGCATACAAGATATCCAGTCACCAACCCATGTGgtggttgtaacaccccgatttcggtggcgtcactttagtaaccaaaaatcaaataaagcgaaaaagcaggtatttttttcgttttctttttaaataaaaagacttgtcgaaataaagactcaacccaatcgcgattaacagcgactaacataagatataagtacagccctcgctgcaactaaaaacattgTCACGAGTGCCCTCTactgacggaaagtaacatcaagtaactaaaagtattgcccaacggcaaacaagtgtgacccatagccagagtcataagttttataaatacagtcctccaagaaagtaagtcagtcCAAAACGACCTCCAAAGGACCTTATAcatccgacaaactccctgtgatcctcatggaagagaaccacacaaaaagctaatagtcggggacctactcTGCCCaagataagaaatgaaaatcagagctatgacaacgaaacccgatatactacacccctaacatcgaccctcatccgatcctgcatgaagtccgggtccacgccgaaagctcagtagtagtcatttcgctccgagtcctccccgaacgacgaagcatcacgaaacaatccgtcaacagcatctgacaaaaagggcatacatagccccccaaacacaggtagcacgcgcaagggtcaacttacggaatatagtatagagaatacaagacgacaggtaaagtataaggggtatatatatatatatatatatatatatatatattgtatacatacatataagttatgcattgtctaccctaaggtttatacatagcatgttatcaaatctctaatacaattcaatcatcaaaacacataacgatgtttatgaacatcaaatcatcaagatctcaacaaatatagttagactGCATgttatgtcaatgcaacgtcaattcaaaaggttccggaagaagtaggctgggcacgatcgagtcggtcctaacactggcattgtgtcgaccataacccttgggtgtcacttacaaccttgacatagccggatcagtcctaaccctgtgggtcgacttttccctccgctattcctgacaatcaacaggtcgattctaaccatacggtcgatcatatcccccatcgaatgcccgagttacccgaaggcatatgttgtacccgaaggtatatattgtacccgaaggcatatactgtacctgaAGACatatattgtacccgaaggcatatactgtacccgaaggcatatactgtacccgaaggcatatactatac
This is a stretch of genomic DNA from Lotus japonicus ecotype B-129 chromosome 1, LjGifu_v1.2. It encodes these proteins:
- the LOC130731646 gene encoding uncharacterized protein LOC130731646, producing MHMSSFQFSLSICSCLYYVITILLNLNFIFLTGNLVLQLNKNGGCYSDSLKRCNVEMGPADQNIAAKRLQDPNFRQIINGGTSSSNPTNVVDTQISINAGKNLNAPTLGLAIDQTVGGTPNPDAPKVLQLSSTDAATTLKDLQLLNVGTPAPNFISNNVSGTQTAPNASTQPGVIIRDNASEGKRVHEEYKGWSYCPTTNANLESLLKRHREMYSISNSDMQRLLSKFSGPKTNQAPVVTRFDDSNQSLFHKPMAQCAMWSSSLIPRALANLDMNLGGQSFLPSQASGFSGWVNPITPMMTYADLQRRLGVMNPMGPFLMPEEPKSPSELAVGPSSSNQMENVEGRNAEQAQEDEVNGDEELDLDLKL